The Candidatus Kryptonium sp. genome contains a region encoding:
- the aroF gene encoding 3-deoxy-7-phosphoheptulonate synthase, translated as MIVVMEPDATEEQIQNVIKVLNENGFDVHRSTGVTRTVLGAIGVKPEFDHRNILLLPGVAEVFRITEPYKLANRTFKPEGTVININGVKIGSNIEEIVVMAGPCAVESEEQIFTIAKYVSEHGAKILRGGAFKPRTSPYSFQGLGEEGLKLLRAAADEYGLLVITEVLDTKDIQLVAKYADILQVGARNMQNFALLKELGKVNKPVMLKRGMAATIEEWLMAAEYILAGGNHNVILCERGIRTFETSTRNTLDINAIPVIHKKSHLPIVVDPSHATGIRDKVIPIARAAIAAGADGLIIEVHHQPEKAKSDGPQSLYPDQFAQLMVEIRKIAEAIGRKIQ; from the coding sequence ATGATCGTTGTTATGGAACCTGACGCAACAGAAGAACAAATTCAAAATGTCATAAAAGTTTTAAATGAAAATGGTTTTGATGTCCATCGGTCAACTGGTGTCACACGAACAGTTCTTGGCGCTATCGGCGTAAAGCCAGAATTTGATCATAGAAATATCCTTTTGTTACCTGGGGTTGCAGAAGTTTTTAGAATAACAGAACCTTATAAGCTTGCGAACAGAACATTTAAGCCCGAGGGAACAGTTATCAACATAAATGGGGTTAAGATCGGCAGTAACATTGAAGAAATTGTTGTTATGGCAGGTCCCTGCGCCGTTGAAAGTGAAGAACAGATATTCACAATAGCAAAATATGTATCTGAACACGGTGCAAAAATTTTACGTGGAGGGGCTTTTAAACCAAGAACCTCACCGTATTCATTTCAAGGTCTTGGTGAAGAAGGTTTAAAACTTTTAAGAGCAGCTGCCGATGAATATGGTTTACTTGTAATCACCGAGGTCCTTGACACCAAAGATATACAACTTGTTGCAAAATATGCTGATATACTTCAAGTTGGAGCAAGAAACATGCAAAACTTTGCTCTGCTTAAAGAGCTTGGAAAAGTTAATAAACCAGTGATGTTGAAAAGAGGAATGGCCGCAACTATTGAAGAATGGCTTATGGCTGCTGAATATATACTTGCAGGAGGTAATCACAATGTTATATTGTGCGAACGAGGTATAAGAACATTTGAAACATCAACCAGAAACACACTTGATATAAACGCGATTCCCGTCATACATAAGAAAAGTCATCTTCCCATTGTGGTTGATCCATCTCACGCTACTGGAATAAGAGACAAAGTCATACCAATTGCAAGAGCTGCCATAGCAGCTGGAGCAGATGGTTTAATAATTGAAGTTCATCATCAACCCGAAAAGGCAAAATCAGATGGGCCACAATCACTCTATCCTGATCAGTTTGCGCAGCTTATGGTGGAAATTAGAAAAATAGCGGAAGCAATAGGAAGAAAAATACAATAG
- a CDS encoding S9 family peptidase, whose translation MARKIHLLVINLLIIFLLILPVYAQKRAITVEDLWAMKRVSNLALSPDGKWIAYVLTSYNMQENKGQRDIYLVSIDGKEKIQLTKGEGSNYSPAWSPDGKKIAFISTRDGEPQVYIMEIETGMMKKMTNIALGADGVIWSPDGKYLAFVSQVYPDCPDNDCNLKREKERETSKVKAKIFTTLPFRIWNRWIDNKRSHLFTVDVKTGKVVDVTPGDYDTPPIDLGGKIDYAFSPDGKEICFVRNTDTMIAISTNNDLFITTPDGGNIKRITTNKANDNQPVYSPDGKYIAYRAQFRAGFESDKYRLMLYERETGRIINLTENFDRSVEEVIWSPDGKFIYFTAEDQGYNSIYRIDVKTGEIKQITEKSYNTEISITPDGRFLVFKRESAKKPAEIYRLDLTSSEVIQLTNHNDSLLSHLEMNSLEEFWFSGAGGTRVHGFILKPPFFDASKKYPTVFLIHGGPQSMWADNFHYRWNAQMFASRGYVVVLINPRGSTGYGQKFTDEISGDWGGKVFEDLMKGVEYVIKTYKFVDKDRIGAAGASYGGYMINWIAGHNDKGIFKCLVSHAGVFDLQSMYGSTEELWFPEWEFKGTPWTNPEQYRKWSPSYYVKNFKTPTLVIHGQLDYRVDVSQGFMMFTALQRMGVPSKMLYFPDEGHHILKPQNAKLWWTTVLDWLDQYLKK comes from the coding sequence ATGGCAAGAAAAATTCACCTTCTGGTAATTAACCTGCTCATCATCTTCTTGTTAATTCTTCCAGTTTATGCTCAAAAGAGAGCCATAACTGTTGAGGACCTTTGGGCAATGAAGAGAGTGTCAAATCTTGCACTTTCTCCCGATGGTAAGTGGATTGCTTATGTTCTTACTTCTTATAACATGCAGGAAAACAAAGGGCAAAGGGACATTTACCTTGTTTCAATTGACGGAAAAGAAAAAATACAATTAACGAAAGGTGAGGGTTCAAATTATTCACCAGCTTGGTCTCCGGACGGTAAAAAAATTGCCTTTATCTCAACTCGGGATGGTGAACCGCAGGTTTATATCATGGAAATTGAAACTGGGATGATGAAGAAAATGACAAACATTGCTCTTGGAGCTGATGGCGTCATTTGGTCTCCCGATGGGAAATATCTTGCCTTTGTATCACAAGTTTATCCTGATTGTCCTGATAACGATTGCAATTTAAAAAGAGAAAAAGAAAGAGAAACAAGCAAAGTAAAAGCGAAAATTTTCACAACTTTGCCATTTAGAATTTGGAACAGATGGATTGACAACAAAAGAAGCCATTTATTTACCGTTGATGTCAAGACAGGAAAAGTTGTTGATGTAACACCGGGCGATTATGATACTCCGCCGATAGATCTCGGTGGTAAAATTGATTACGCTTTCTCGCCGGATGGGAAAGAAATTTGCTTCGTGAGAAACACAGATACGATGATCGCCATAAGCACAAACAACGATCTTTTCATCACAACTCCAGATGGTGGGAATATAAAGAGAATCACGACAAACAAAGCAAACGACAATCAACCCGTTTATTCACCAGATGGGAAATACATCGCCTATAGAGCTCAATTCAGAGCTGGGTTTGAATCTGATAAATACAGATTGATGCTTTATGAAAGGGAAACAGGAAGAATTATCAACCTCACCGAAAATTTTGATCGTTCTGTTGAGGAAGTCATTTGGTCTCCTGATGGCAAGTTCATATACTTTACTGCAGAAGATCAAGGATATAATTCAATTTACCGAATTGATGTGAAAACAGGGGAAATTAAGCAAATAACGGAAAAAAGCTATAATACGGAGATATCAATTACTCCAGATGGACGGTTTTTAGTTTTTAAGAGGGAATCGGCTAAAAAACCAGCTGAGATTTATCGGCTTGATCTTACGAGTTCAGAAGTTATCCAGTTGACAAATCATAATGACTCTTTGCTTTCCCATCTTGAGATGAATTCGCTTGAAGAGTTTTGGTTTTCTGGTGCTGGTGGGACGAGAGTTCATGGTTTTATCTTAAAACCGCCATTCTTTGACGCAAGCAAGAAATATCCGACGGTTTTTCTAATTCACGGTGGACCTCAATCTATGTGGGCTGATAATTTTCACTACAGATGGAACGCGCAAATGTTTGCCTCACGAGGCTATGTCGTTGTTCTTATCAATCCTCGTGGTTCAACAGGATATGGTCAAAAGTTTACGGATGAAATAAGTGGTGATTGGGGCGGAAAAGTTTTTGAGGACTTGATGAAAGGAGTTGAGTATGTGATAAAGACATATAAGTTCGTTGATAAAGATAGAATAGGCGCAGCTGGAGCTTCTTATGGTGGATATATGATTAATTGGATCGCTGGACATAACGATAAAGGAATTTTCAAATGTCTCGTCTCGCACGCCGGTGTCTTTGATCTTCAAAGTATGTATGGCTCAACGGAAGAGCTGTGGTTCCCAGAATGGGAATTTAAAGGAACACCTTGGACAAATCCCGAACAATATAGGAAATGGTCGCCAAGTTATTATGTTAAGAATTTTAAAACTCCAACTCTCGTAATCCACGGCCAACTTGATTATAGAGTTGATGTAAGCCAAGGATTTATGATGTTTACAGCGTTGCAAAGAATGGGAGTTCCATCAAAAATGCTTTATTTCCCTGACGAAGGACATCATATTCTAAAACCACAAAATGCAAAATTGTGGTGGACAACAGTTCTTGACTGGCTTGATCAGTACTTGAAGAAATAG
- a CDS encoding MFS transporter, translated as MFHKENRETMQSKINVKTAFFVITLLGFVSLFADITYEGARGIVGPFLFTLGASATVVGFVGGLGELVGYGLRFVSGYVVDKTKRYWIITGAGYFINLVAVPLLAFAGNLEIASALIIAERFGKAIRTPARDTILSYASSNIGYGKGFGLHEALDQIGAIIGPLIVAGAIYKTQSYSNAFLLLGIPAALSLLTLFITMTIFPKPETLEFKTTNLSDDRLGQTFYLYLLFSALTISGYPHFQIISYHLKKTQIVSDEIIPALFALAMGIDALTALVIGGVFDKFKIKTLFFIPVFSIPISFLSFAMNDLFTVVVAIVLWGIVMGFQETAMKSAVAELVPPEKRGSAFGMFHGLFGFSWFVGSFIFGKLYDISILYLVIFSVGLQILSLFVFLYLRRKVIL; from the coding sequence GTGTTTCATAAAGAAAATAGGGAAACTATGCAGAGTAAAATAAATGTCAAAACAGCTTTTTTTGTTATCACATTGCTTGGATTTGTCAGCTTATTTGCCGATATAACTTACGAAGGAGCTCGGGGTATTGTTGGACCTTTTTTATTTACACTTGGTGCGAGTGCGACGGTTGTTGGATTTGTTGGTGGTTTAGGAGAACTTGTTGGATATGGTTTGCGCTTTGTTTCTGGTTATGTTGTTGATAAAACAAAAAGATATTGGATTATAACCGGTGCTGGTTATTTTATTAATCTTGTCGCAGTTCCTTTGCTTGCTTTTGCTGGGAATTTGGAAATTGCTTCTGCTTTGATTATAGCCGAAAGATTTGGCAAAGCGATAAGAACACCAGCACGCGATACAATTTTATCTTATGCTTCTTCAAATATCGGGTATGGAAAGGGATTTGGGCTTCATGAGGCTCTTGACCAAATTGGAGCCATAATAGGACCTTTGATTGTTGCAGGAGCTATTTATAAAACTCAAAGTTATTCAAATGCTTTTTTACTTCTTGGAATCCCAGCGGCTTTATCTCTATTAACACTTTTTATAACAATGACAATTTTTCCGAAGCCAGAAACACTTGAATTTAAAACGACAAATTTAAGTGATGATAGATTAGGACAAACTTTCTATCTTTATCTTTTGTTCAGTGCGCTCACAATATCCGGCTATCCTCATTTTCAAATTATATCTTACCATTTGAAGAAAACTCAAATTGTTTCTGATGAGATAATCCCAGCTTTGTTTGCTCTTGCTATGGGTATTGATGCTTTGACTGCGCTCGTTATCGGAGGTGTGTTTGATAAGTTTAAAATTAAAACTCTCTTTTTTATACCTGTTTTTTCAATTCCTATTTCGTTTCTCTCGTTTGCTATGAATGATCTTTTTACAGTGGTTGTTGCTATCGTTTTGTGGGGGATTGTTATGGGATTTCAAGAAACCGCCATGAAATCAGCCGTAGCTGAACTCGTTCCTCCGGAAAAGCGAGGTTCTGCATTTGGAATGTTTCACGGGTTATTTGGATTTTCATGGTTCGTGGGAAGCTTCATTTTTGGAAAGCTGTATGATATTTCAATTTTGTATTTAGTTATCTTCTCGGTCGGGCTTCAGATTTTATCCTTGTTTGTTTTTCTTTACTTAAGGCGTAAGGTCATTTTGTAA
- the ffh gene encoding signal recognition particle protein: MFEEITQKFELLFKKIRGQARITESNIAETMREVRRVLLEADVNYKVVKEFTEKVQQKALGQEVLRSITPGQMLIKIIYDELVNLMGSTRADIKFSPNPPTVIMVVGLQGSGKTTFCAKLANHLKHKGRHPLLVAADIHRPAAVEQLKQLGEQIQIPVFSIDSNTDAIKIAVDSIDYARKNYRDVVIIDTAGRMHIDEEMMQEIEKIKEAVKPHEILFVVDSMTGQEAVNVAKEFNDRLNFDGVVLTKLDGDARGGAALSIKAVVNKPIKFVSVGEKLDALEPFYPDRMASRILGMGDIITLVEKAQKQVDEEKARKLEEKLRKNQFTLEDFRDQIREIRRMGPLKEILSMIPGVGSAIRNVDIDERELVKIEAIINSMTPEERRKPQIINASRKRRIAMGSGTTVQDVNRLLKQFEEMQKLIKQLNRGKFRGFKIPF; the protein is encoded by the coding sequence ATGTTTGAGGAAATAACACAAAAATTTGAACTGCTTTTTAAGAAAATTCGTGGTCAGGCAAGAATTACGGAGTCAAACATAGCTGAAACGATGCGCGAGGTAAGGCGCGTGTTGCTTGAAGCGGATGTCAATTATAAAGTGGTGAAGGAATTTACTGAAAAAGTTCAGCAGAAAGCGCTTGGTCAAGAGGTTTTGCGAAGCATTACGCCAGGGCAGATGTTGATAAAAATTATATATGATGAACTTGTTAATTTAATGGGTTCAACTCGTGCTGATATAAAATTTTCACCGAATCCGCCTACAGTGATAATGGTCGTTGGACTTCAAGGTTCAGGTAAGACGACCTTTTGCGCAAAGCTTGCAAATCACCTGAAACATAAAGGTAGACATCCGCTTCTTGTTGCAGCGGATATACATCGCCCTGCAGCTGTTGAACAGCTTAAACAACTTGGCGAGCAAATTCAAATTCCAGTGTTTTCAATAGATTCAAATACTGATGCAATTAAAATTGCAGTGGATTCAATTGACTATGCGAGAAAAAATTATAGAGATGTTGTTATAATTGATACTGCCGGAAGAATGCACATAGATGAGGAAATGATGCAAGAGATTGAAAAAATTAAAGAAGCAGTGAAACCTCATGAAATTCTGTTCGTCGTTGATTCAATGACAGGACAAGAAGCTGTGAATGTTGCTAAAGAATTTAATGATAGATTAAATTTTGATGGTGTTGTTTTAACTAAACTTGATGGCGATGCTCGTGGAGGCGCTGCTCTTTCAATTAAAGCGGTCGTAAATAAACCAATAAAGTTCGTAAGTGTCGGAGAAAAGCTTGATGCGCTTGAACCGTTCTATCCAGATAGAATGGCTTCAAGAATTCTCGGAATGGGTGATATAATAACTCTTGTTGAGAAAGCACAAAAGCAGGTTGACGAAGAAAAAGCGAGAAAACTTGAAGAAAAATTAAGAAAAAATCAATTCACACTTGAAGATTTCAGAGATCAGATAAGAGAGATAAGGAGAATGGGTCCGCTGAAAGAAATTTTGAGCATGATACCAGGAGTCGGAAGCGCGATAAGAAATGTTGATATAGATGAAAGGGAACTTGTAAAAATTGAAGCAATAATAAATTCAATGACACCTGAGGAGAGACGAAAACCGCAGATAATCAACGCAAGCCGTAAAAGAAGAATTGCAATGGGAAGTGGGACAACGGTTCAAGATGTAAATAGATTGTTGAAACAATTTGAAGAAATGCAAAAGTTGATAAAGCAACTAAATCGTGGGAAATTTAGAGGATTTAAAATTCCATTTTGA
- the rpsP gene encoding 30S ribosomal protein S16, with protein sequence MAVKIRLQRFGKKKQPFYRIVVADSREPRDGKYIESVGWYNPIPEPMQVEIKEDRVIHWLKKGAIPTDTVKALLRRKGIWLKWSYMKQGKDEAFIQAEYEKWLQLQMNREKREKERKERRRLRKKQKESEKGSSEQGGAPS encoded by the coding sequence TTGGCTGTAAAGATTCGTTTGCAAAGATTCGGAAAGAAAAAACAACCATTTTACAGAATCGTAGTTGCAGATTCAAGAGAACCAAGGGATGGGAAGTATATTGAATCTGTTGGATGGTATAATCCAATTCCAGAGCCAATGCAGGTTGAAATCAAAGAAGATAGGGTAATTCATTGGCTCAAGAAAGGTGCAATCCCGACGGACACTGTCAAAGCTCTTTTAAGAAGGAAGGGCATATGGTTGAAGTGGTCCTATATGAAGCAAGGAAAAGATGAGGCATTCATTCAGGCTGAGTATGAAAAATGGCTTCAGCTACAAATGAACAGGGAAAAGAGAGAAAAGGAAAGAAAAGAGAGAAGAAGATTAAGAAAGAAGCAAAAAGAATCTGAAAAAGGAAGTTCTGAACAAGGAGGAGCGCCATCTTAA
- a CDS encoding KH domain-containing protein, which translates to MREFLEFIAKHLVDRPEDVKITMEDRENRVIFRLQVGEGDVGKVIGRKGRTANAMRVLLSAVAAKEGKRAILEILQ; encoded by the coding sequence ATGCGTGAATTTTTGGAATTTATCGCAAAACATTTGGTTGACAGACCAGAAGATGTGAAGATTACGATGGAGGACAGAGAAAATCGTGTGATTTTCAGATTACAAGTCGGTGAAGGTGATGTTGGTAAAGTTATAGGAAGGAAAGGAAGAACTGCAAACGCTATGCGCGTTCTTCTTAGCGCAGTCGCTGCAAAGGAAGGAAAAAGGGCGATACTTGAAATTTTACAGTGA
- the rimM gene encoding ribosome maturation factor RimM (Essential for efficient processing of 16S rRNA), which produces MGDLCIIGKVLRPYGLKGQICVKPITDFVNRFKKLKRVYVGDNPIEVEEHYIVSSFLHNEEVILKFKNINDRTAAESFSGKFIYIPEEELLPLPEGFYYVHDLIGLKVYDVNGRKIGVITDVWLLPANDVYVVESKGKEILIPAISEVVKKVDLENKMVIIEPMEGLIE; this is translated from the coding sequence ATGGGAGATCTATGTATAATTGGAAAAGTTTTGAGACCTTATGGACTCAAGGGACAGATATGCGTCAAACCTATAACTGATTTCGTTAACAGGTTTAAAAAACTAAAGCGCGTTTATGTCGGCGATAATCCTATTGAAGTAGAAGAACATTATATCGTGAGTTCTTTTTTACACAATGAAGAGGTCATTTTAAAGTTTAAAAACATAAACGACAGAACAGCAGCTGAATCGTTCTCTGGAAAATTTATCTATATACCTGAGGAAGAACTTCTTCCCTTGCCCGAAGGTTTTTACTATGTTCATGATTTGATCGGACTGAAAGTTTATGATGTTAATGGTAGGAAGATCGGCGTGATAACCGATGTGTGGCTTCTCCCCGCGAACGATGTCTATGTGGTTGAATCAAAAGGGAAGGAAATTTTAATTCCAGCAATAAGCGAAGTTGTTAAAAAAGTTGACCTTGAGAATAAGATGGTCATAATTGAGCCAATGGAAGGTTTAATTGAATGA
- the trmD gene encoding tRNA (guanosine(37)-N1)-methyltransferase TrmD produces MRIDIITAVPQIFESPLNSSIIKRAREKGIVEIYVHDLHDYGIGRYRQIDDHPYGGGAGMILKPEPIFECIEKLKSEREYDEIIFLTPDGELFNQKMANELSKLNNIIMLCGHYKGVDERVREALVTKEISIGDYVLTGGELPALVVIDATIRLIPGVLHDIESAMTDSFQTGLLDHPHYTRPAEYRGMKVPEVLLSGNHELIKKWRYEKALEKTLKRRKDLLNKIIGDDKNG; encoded by the coding sequence ATGAGAATTGATATAATAACTGCCGTTCCTCAAATATTTGAAAGCCCTTTGAATTCAAGCATAATCAAAAGAGCAAGGGAGAAAGGAATAGTTGAAATTTATGTCCATGACTTGCATGATTACGGGATCGGAAGATATAGACAAATTGACGATCATCCCTATGGCGGAGGAGCCGGAATGATCTTGAAACCTGAACCAATTTTTGAATGTATTGAAAAGTTGAAAAGCGAAAGAGAATACGATGAGATAATTTTTTTAACTCCCGATGGAGAACTTTTTAATCAGAAAATGGCAAATGAGCTCTCAAAACTTAACAATATAATTATGCTCTGTGGTCATTATAAAGGAGTTGACGAGAGAGTAAGAGAAGCGCTTGTTACGAAAGAAATCTCAATCGGTGATTATGTATTAACTGGCGGAGAGCTTCCAGCGCTTGTTGTAATTGATGCAACGATTAGGCTTATTCCTGGCGTTCTTCATGATATTGAATCGGCTATGACTGATTCTTTTCAGACGGGTCTACTTGATCATCCACATTATACGAGACCCGCTGAATATAGAGGAATGAAGGTTCCAGAGGTTTTGCTTTCTGGAAATCATGAACTTATAAAAAAATGGAGATACGAAAAGGCACTTGAAAAAACGCTAAAAAGAAGAAAGGATTTGTTAAACAAAATCATAGGAGATGATAAAAATGGATAA
- the rplS gene encoding 50S ribosomal protein L19, with translation MDKVKLVESKYLKTDIPDFKPGDTVSVHVRVIEGDKERIQEFEGIVISRRGSGLNETFTVRKISDGVGVERIFPLHSPSIAKIEVKKRGAVRRAKLYYLREMSAKQVRQKTSE, from the coding sequence ATGGATAAGGTGAAACTCGTTGAATCAAAATACCTAAAAACCGACATACCTGATTTCAAACCAGGGGATACGGTCTCGGTGCATGTTCGGGTTATTGAGGGCGATAAGGAAAGAATTCAAGAATTTGAAGGGATCGTGATATCAAGGAGAGGTAGTGGGCTTAATGAAACTTTCACTGTTCGCAAGATAAGTGATGGCGTTGGCGTTGAAAGGATATTCCCGCTTCATTCACCATCAATCGCAAAAATTGAGGTGAAAAAACGAGGAGCGGTAAGAAGAGCGAAGCTGTATTACCTTCGTGAGATGAGCGCTAAACAAGTCAGACAAAAGACATCAGAGTAA
- a CDS encoding peroxiredoxin — translation MLKVGDKIPNFTAMCTDGTSLSSENLKGKWSVIFFYPKAFTPGCTKEVCSLRDGAELLSKFNINLYGVSKDDIETQRKFKEKYKFPYELIADKDGEIIKSFGVSGLFGFAKRVTFIIDPEGRIAEVIDKVRVSDHYLQVAEALQKFLK, via the coding sequence ATGCTAAAGGTAGGTGATAAAATCCCGAACTTTACAGCAATGTGCACAGATGGAACATCCTTAAGTTCTGAAAATTTGAAAGGAAAATGGAGTGTTATTTTCTTTTATCCGAAAGCATTTACACCTGGTTGCACAAAAGAAGTTTGTAGTTTAAGAGATGGGGCTGAGCTGTTGTCAAAGTTCAATATAAATCTTTATGGCGTAAGCAAAGACGATATTGAAACTCAAAGAAAGTTTAAAGAGAAATATAAATTTCCGTATGAGCTTATTGCTGATAAAGACGGCGAGATTATAAAATCATTTGGCGTTTCAGGACTATTTGGTTTTGCAAAAAGGGTAACATTTATAATAGATCCTGAAGGAAGAATCGCCGAGGTCATTGATAAGGTGCGGGTGTCCGATCATTATTTACAAGTAGCTGAAGCGTTGCAAAAGTTTTTAAAATAG
- the mqnE gene encoding aminofutalosine synthase MqnE, whose protein sequence is MEIEILPVYEKRIQKSGLNEIFEKVITGERLTFDDGVKLYKTDDVLSLGFLANIVREKFNGNKTYFVKNHIINYSNICELDCKFCSFYRKEGQDGAYRFTLEQIFDKIRPLKDEIVEVHIVGALDPRLPWEYYIDMMKGIKEINPKINIKAFTAVEIDFFARSFGKTYEEVLSELKEAGLDTMPGGGAEIFSERVRQKLFPDKIGEKEWLEVHRTAHRLGIRTNATMLYGHMETIEERVEHLIKLRDLQDETGGFLTFIPLPYHPKNNKYAGDWTTGLQNLKSFAVARLMLDNFPHIKCFWVSTGVKVAQVSQNFGVDDLDGTVREERIYHMAGADTAQYLTKNQLIKLIKDAGRIPIERDAYYNVIAEY, encoded by the coding sequence ATGGAGATAGAAATTTTACCAGTTTACGAGAAGCGGATACAAAAATCTGGGTTAAACGAGATTTTTGAAAAAGTCATTACAGGTGAAAGATTAACCTTTGATGATGGAGTAAAACTTTACAAGACGGACGATGTTCTTTCGCTTGGTTTTCTTGCAAATATAGTTCGTGAGAAATTTAACGGCAACAAGACTTATTTCGTTAAAAATCACATTATAAATTATTCAAACATCTGCGAGCTTGATTGCAAGTTCTGCTCATTCTATAGAAAGGAAGGCCAGGACGGGGCTTATAGGTTCACGCTTGAGCAAATCTTTGATAAGATTCGCCCATTAAAAGACGAAATCGTTGAAGTTCACATAGTCGGAGCGCTTGATCCAAGGTTGCCATGGGAGTATTACATTGATATGATGAAAGGGATCAAGGAGATAAATCCGAAAATTAACATAAAAGCATTTACCGCAGTTGAGATTGATTTTTTCGCAAGAAGCTTCGGGAAAACTTATGAAGAGGTTTTATCCGAGCTCAAGGAAGCTGGTCTTGATACAATGCCCGGTGGAGGTGCTGAAATTTTTAGTGAAAGAGTAAGACAAAAACTATTTCCTGATAAAATCGGTGAAAAAGAATGGCTTGAGGTGCATAGGACAGCTCACAGACTCGGGATAAGAACAAATGCAACGATGCTTTATGGACATATGGAAACAATTGAGGAAAGAGTTGAACATCTGATAAAACTTCGTGATCTACAAGATGAAACTGGCGGATTTTTAACATTCATTCCACTGCCTTATCATCCAAAAAATAACAAATACGCTGGAGATTGGACGACAGGTTTGCAAAATTTGAAAAGCTTTGCAGTTGCAAGGTTGATGCTTGATAATTTCCCGCATATAAAATGCTTTTGGGTTTCAACTGGTGTAAAGGTTGCACAGGTCTCTCAAAATTTTGGAGTTGATGATCTTGATGGAACAGTCCGAGAGGAAAGAATTTATCACATGGCTGGTGCTGATACCGCACAATATCTTACGAAAAATCAACTCATAAAACTCATCAAAGATGCTGGAAGAATCCCCATTGAAAGAGACGCGTATTATAATGTGATTGCGGAGTATTAA
- a CDS encoding tetratricopeptide repeat protein: protein MQIINEIKKAEKLQRESKFTKALLIYEKIDKNLNSNSFDKEWLYYLRLNEGHCARLAGNFKKAIKYYNLALKLAKRIDEISFADALSGMGTTLRAIGKLEQAIKSFDVAYEIYKRLNDIEGQAYILWAKGGTFRFMGLIDRAFKSFEDSFMIYKSLGNKAGMGYSLCGLGGASRVMGNFESSLEYYTEANKIFKRIKDKFGIAYSYCGIANANRMMENFEKARKYFLLATENYEEIGDKVSYAYTLWGEGTLAKVLGNTDEAMDKFSKAEKIFLETGDKRGLIYTELGKAEVKFIKTGRINERKLKSLLSISTKYGYNFERLHVILLESIAKGVNIDEVRSAYLELGSKFLDRIKPEIPLNLP from the coding sequence ATGCAGATAATTAACGAGATTAAAAAGGCAGAGAAATTGCAGCGTGAGAGCAAGTTTACGAAAGCACTTTTGATTTACGAAAAAATTGATAAAAATTTAAACTCAAATTCTTTTGACAAAGAATGGCTTTATTATCTTCGCTTAAACGAGGGGCACTGCGCAAGATTAGCAGGAAATTTCAAAAAAGCGATAAAATATTATAATCTCGCTTTGAAACTTGCAAAGAGAATAGATGAAATATCATTTGCTGATGCGCTTTCTGGGATGGGAACAACTTTAAGGGCAATTGGAAAATTAGAGCAGGCTATAAAATCCTTTGATGTTGCTTATGAAATTTACAAACGACTAAATGATATAGAGGGACAGGCATATATACTATGGGCAAAGGGTGGGACTTTTAGATTTATGGGTTTAATTGATCGTGCTTTTAAATCGTTTGAGGATTCCTTTATGATTTATAAATCCCTTGGAAATAAAGCAGGGATGGGGTATTCTCTTTGTGGGCTTGGAGGTGCTTCAAGAGTTATGGGTAATTTTGAAAGTTCGCTTGAGTATTATACCGAGGCGAATAAAATTTTTAAGCGAATAAAAGATAAATTTGGAATTGCTTACTCTTACTGTGGAATTGCAAACGCAAATAGGATGATGGAAAATTTTGAAAAGGCGAGAAAGTATTTTTTACTTGCAACAGAAAATTACGAAGAGATCGGAGACAAAGTAAGCTATGCTTACACACTTTGGGGCGAAGGTACGCTTGCAAAAGTGCTCGGAAATACCGATGAAGCGATGGATAAATTTTCAAAAGCAGAAAAAATCTTCCTTGAAACTGGAGATAAAAGAGGTTTAATTTATACGGAGCTCGGGAAAGCTGAAGTAAAGTTTATCAAAACTGGAAGAATCAACGAGAGAAAGCTAAAATCGCTACTTTCAATTTCAACAAAATATGGATATAATTTTGAACGACTTCATGTTATTTTGCTTGAAAGCATTGCTAAAGGTGTGAATATAGATGAGGTTCGTAGTGCGTATTTAGAACTTGGTTCTAAATTCCTTGACAGAATAAAACCGGAGATACCTTTAAACTTGCCGTGA